In a single window of the Pseudanabaena sp. BC1403 genome:
- a CDS encoding M48 family metallopeptidase, which produces MKISIAKLSNSISQKFIASASKRIQHYWKFAIALVMSLLLAVSLNPFVANALDLSDLFRILPSAIQIIQLSSIGDNEEVSLGQQIDSQIQQEVRISRDPAANALVSRLGQILVPTSDRPNIPYTFRVVDDTNLNAFATMGGFVYINTGTIAAADNVAQLASVIGHEMGHISGRHSLEQMKQMAIAQGIATIAGVADDRLVGIGVDLALRLPNSREAEFDADRRGLLNITKSGFAARAMPAFMQKLTSSRGGGAPSFLSTHPATEDRISALNQSIQANNLNTSGGLNDGDYQRIWRSRFR; this is translated from the coding sequence ATGAAAATATCGATCGCTAAGTTATCAAATTCAATTAGTCAAAAATTTATCGCATCAGCTAGCAAAAGAATTCAGCATTACTGGAAATTTGCGATCGCTTTAGTGATGTCTTTATTGTTGGCTGTTTCTCTGAATCCGTTTGTTGCTAATGCGCTTGACCTATCTGATTTGTTTCGCATTTTGCCATCCGCAATCCAAATCATTCAGCTTTCTAGTATTGGCGACAATGAGGAAGTTTCACTAGGTCAACAGATTGATAGCCAAATTCAGCAAGAAGTCAGAATCAGTCGAGATCCTGCTGCTAATGCCTTGGTTAGTCGATTGGGACAAATTTTAGTTCCCACTAGCGATCGCCCAAATATTCCTTATACTTTCCGCGTTGTCGATGACACAAACCTCAATGCCTTCGCAACTATGGGCGGATTCGTCTACATCAATACTGGCACGATCGCAGCTGCTGACAATGTAGCTCAACTTGCTAGCGTAATTGGTCACGAAATGGGGCATATCTCAGGTCGGCATTCATTAGAGCAAATGAAACAAATGGCGATCGCCCAAGGCATTGCCACAATTGCTGGTGTTGCTGATGATCGCTTAGTTGGAATTGGGGTTGACTTGGCGTTGAGGTTACCCAATAGTCGGGAAGCCGAGTTTGATGCCGATCGTCGAGGCTTGTTAAATATCACTAAGTCGGGGTTTGCAGCTAGAGCGATGCCAGCTTTTATGCAAAAACTAACTAGCTCACGCGGTGGTGGCGCTCCATCCTTTTTAAGTACTCACCCTGCAACCGAAGATCGCATTTCTGCACTAAATCAATCCATTCAAGCAAATAACTTGAATACTTCAGGTGGTTTGAACGATGGTGATTACCAAAGAATTTGGCGATCGCGCTTCCGTTAA
- the nadA gene encoding quinolinate synthase NadA, with translation MFLTAPKTEQLDRQVSQNSIPRDLFKAIADLKKDLNAVILAHYYQDPDLQDIADYIGDSLGLSQAAVNCQADVIVFLGVHFMAETAKILNPNKLVLLPDLDAGCSLADSCPPDRFAKFKAEHPDHMVISYINCSADIKALSDIICTSANAVAIVNQIPKDQPIIFAPDRNLGRYVMEQAGREMLLWDGACIVHEIFSERKLVQLKLSHPEADIIAHPECEANVLRHADFIGSTTGLLKYVQNSDRQEFIVVTESGVIHQMQKAAPSKKFIPAPPDSNCACNECPYMRLNTLEKVYLAMKNSSPEIILDESIRQAALKPMQRMLEMS, from the coding sequence GTGTTTCTCACTGCTCCTAAAACTGAACAGCTTGACCGCCAAGTTTCGCAAAACTCCATTCCCAGAGACCTATTCAAGGCGATCGCTGATCTTAAGAAAGACCTAAACGCCGTAATTTTGGCACATTATTACCAAGATCCCGATCTTCAAGATATCGCAGACTATATCGGTGACTCCCTCGGTTTATCACAAGCCGCTGTCAATTGCCAAGCAGATGTGATCGTCTTTCTGGGCGTACATTTCATGGCAGAGACTGCCAAAATTCTAAACCCTAATAAATTAGTGTTACTTCCCGATTTAGATGCAGGTTGCTCTCTAGCGGATAGTTGCCCACCCGATCGCTTTGCTAAGTTTAAAGCTGAACATCCCGATCATATGGTGATTTCCTACATAAATTGCTCCGCCGATATCAAAGCCCTGAGCGATATTATTTGCACCAGTGCCAATGCTGTAGCGATCGTCAATCAAATTCCCAAAGATCAGCCGATTATCTTTGCCCCCGATCGCAACCTTGGACGCTATGTAATGGAACAAGCAGGACGAGAGATGTTGCTATGGGATGGGGCTTGCATCGTCCATGAAATTTTTTCTGAACGCAAATTAGTACAACTTAAGCTCAGTCATCCCGAAGCAGATATCATTGCGCATCCTGAATGTGAAGCCAATGTATTGCGCCATGCTGATTTCATTGGTTCGACTACGGGCTTATTAAAATATGTGCAGAACAGCGATCGCCAAGAATTTATCGTGGTTACTGAGTCTGGCGTAATCCATCAGATGCAAAAGGCAGCACCCTCTAAAAAATTCATTCCTGCTCCCCCAGACAGTAATTGTGCATGTAATGAATGTCCTTATATGCGCCTGAATACTCTAGAGAAGGTCTATCTCGCCATGAAAAACAGTTCTCCTGAAATAATTCTCGATGAATCTATTCGTCAAGCCGCACTTAAGCCAATGCAACGGATGCTAGAAATGTCATAA